In Dromiciops gliroides isolate mDroGli1 chromosome 5, mDroGli1.pri, whole genome shotgun sequence, the following are encoded in one genomic region:
- the PIP4K2C gene encoding phosphatidylinositol 5-phosphate 4-kinase type-2 gamma isoform X1, protein MASSSASSATVPAATAGPGPGFGFASKTKKKHFVQQKVKVFRAADPLVGVFLWGVAHSINELSQVPPPVMLLPDDFKASSKIKVNNHLFHRENLPSHFKFKEYCPQVFRNLRDRFGIDDQDYQVSLTRSPPSESEGSDGRFLVSYDRTLVIKEVSSEDIADMHSNLSNYHQYIVKCHGNTLLPQFLGMYRVSVDNEDSYMLVMRNMFSHRLPVHRKYDLKGSLVSREASDKEKVKELPTLKDMDFLNKNQKVYIGEEEKRVFLEKLKRDVEFLVQLKIMDYSLLLGIHDIVRGTEPEEEGPGREEEPEGEGDCGMAGPPALVGSCGTSPEGIGGYIHAHRPLGPGEFESFIDVYAIRSAEGAPQKEVYFMGLIDILTQYDAKKKAAHAAKTVKHGAGAEISTVHPDQYAKRFLDFITNIFA, encoded by the exons ATGGCGTCCTCCTCCGCCTCGTCGGCCACCGTACCGGCGGCGACAGCGGGCCCGGGCCCGGGTTTCGGCTTCGCCTCCAAGACCAAGAAGAAGCATTTCGTGCAGCAGAAGGTGAAGGTGTTCCGGGCCGCTGACCCGCTCGTGGGCGTGTTCCTGTGGGGCGTCGCCCACTCG ATCAATGAGCTTAGCCAGGTCCCACCCCCTGTAATGTTGCTTCCAGATGACTTTAAGGCTAGCTCCAAGATCAAGGTCAACAATCACCTCTTCCACAG GGAGAACCTGCCTAGTCACTTCAAGTTCAAGGAGTATTGTCCCCAGGTCTTCAGGAACCTTCGAGATCGGTTCGGTATTGATGACCAAGACTACCAG GTCTCTCTTACCCGAAGTCCCCCAAGTGAGAGCGAAGGCAGTGATGGTCGATTCCTTGTTTCCTATGATCGAACTCTGGTCATCAAAGAGGTTTCTAGTGAGGACATTGCTGACATGCATAGCAACCTCTCTAACTACCACCAG TATATAGTCAAGTGCCATGGCAACACGTTGCTCCCCCAGTTCCTGGGAATGTACCGGGTGAGCGTTGACAATGAAGACAGCTACATGCTTGTAATGCGCAACATGTTCAGCCACCGACTCCCTGTGCACAGGAAGTATGACCTCAAG ggttCCTTGGTATCCCGAGAAGCCAGTGATAAGGAAAAG GTTAAAGAATTGCCCACTCTGAAAGATATGGACTTTCTCAACAAGAACCAGAAAGTTTATATTggtgaggaggagaagagagtatTTTTGGAAAAGCTAAAGAGAGATGTGGAG TTTCTGGTACAGTTGAAGATTATGGACTACAGCCTCCTACTGGGTATCCATGACATCGTTCGAGGGACAGAGCCGGAGGAAGAAGGTCCTGGTCGAGAGGAGGAACCAGAAGGGGAGGGGGACTGTGGTATGGCAGGGCCTCCAGCTCTGGTTGGCTCCTGTGGCACCTCTCCTGAGGGGATTGGGGGCTACATCCATGCTCACCGACCCTTGGGCCCTGGCGAGTTTGAGTCCTTCATAGACGTCTATGCCATCCGAAGTGCTGAAG GGGCCCCCCAGAAGGAGGTATATTTCATGGGCCTCATTGACATCCTGACCCAGTATGATGCCAAGAAGAAGGCAGCTCATGCAGCAAAGACTGTCAAGCATGGG GCTGGTGCAGAGATCTCTACTGTCCATCCTGATCAATATGCCAAGAGGTTCCTAGATTTCATCACCAACATCTTTGCCTAG
- the PIP4K2C gene encoding phosphatidylinositol 5-phosphate 4-kinase type-2 gamma isoform X2, with protein sequence MSHLTSGCPHSGPEINELSQVPPPVMLLPDDFKASSKIKVNNHLFHRENLPSHFKFKEYCPQVFRNLRDRFGIDDQDYQVSLTRSPPSESEGSDGRFLVSYDRTLVIKEVSSEDIADMHSNLSNYHQYIVKCHGNTLLPQFLGMYRVSVDNEDSYMLVMRNMFSHRLPVHRKYDLKGSLVSREASDKEKVKELPTLKDMDFLNKNQKVYIGEEEKRVFLEKLKRDVEFLVQLKIMDYSLLLGIHDIVRGTEPEEEGPGREEEPEGEGDCGMAGPPALVGSCGTSPEGIGGYIHAHRPLGPGEFESFIDVYAIRSAEGAPQKEVYFMGLIDILTQYDAKKKAAHAAKTVKHGAGAEISTVHPDQYAKRFLDFITNIFA encoded by the exons atgagtcacctaacctctggGTGTCCCCACAGTGGTCCGGAG ATCAATGAGCTTAGCCAGGTCCCACCCCCTGTAATGTTGCTTCCAGATGACTTTAAGGCTAGCTCCAAGATCAAGGTCAACAATCACCTCTTCCACAG GGAGAACCTGCCTAGTCACTTCAAGTTCAAGGAGTATTGTCCCCAGGTCTTCAGGAACCTTCGAGATCGGTTCGGTATTGATGACCAAGACTACCAG GTCTCTCTTACCCGAAGTCCCCCAAGTGAGAGCGAAGGCAGTGATGGTCGATTCCTTGTTTCCTATGATCGAACTCTGGTCATCAAAGAGGTTTCTAGTGAGGACATTGCTGACATGCATAGCAACCTCTCTAACTACCACCAG TATATAGTCAAGTGCCATGGCAACACGTTGCTCCCCCAGTTCCTGGGAATGTACCGGGTGAGCGTTGACAATGAAGACAGCTACATGCTTGTAATGCGCAACATGTTCAGCCACCGACTCCCTGTGCACAGGAAGTATGACCTCAAG ggttCCTTGGTATCCCGAGAAGCCAGTGATAAGGAAAAG GTTAAAGAATTGCCCACTCTGAAAGATATGGACTTTCTCAACAAGAACCAGAAAGTTTATATTggtgaggaggagaagagagtatTTTTGGAAAAGCTAAAGAGAGATGTGGAG TTTCTGGTACAGTTGAAGATTATGGACTACAGCCTCCTACTGGGTATCCATGACATCGTTCGAGGGACAGAGCCGGAGGAAGAAGGTCCTGGTCGAGAGGAGGAACCAGAAGGGGAGGGGGACTGTGGTATGGCAGGGCCTCCAGCTCTGGTTGGCTCCTGTGGCACCTCTCCTGAGGGGATTGGGGGCTACATCCATGCTCACCGACCCTTGGGCCCTGGCGAGTTTGAGTCCTTCATAGACGTCTATGCCATCCGAAGTGCTGAAG GGGCCCCCCAGAAGGAGGTATATTTCATGGGCCTCATTGACATCCTGACCCAGTATGATGCCAAGAAGAAGGCAGCTCATGCAGCAAAGACTGTCAAGCATGGG GCTGGTGCAGAGATCTCTACTGTCCATCCTGATCAATATGCCAAGAGGTTCCTAGATTTCATCACCAACATCTTTGCCTAG
- the PIP4K2C gene encoding phosphatidylinositol 5-phosphate 4-kinase type-2 gamma isoform X4, which translates to MLLPDDFKASSKIKVNNHLFHRENLPSHFKFKEYCPQVFRNLRDRFGIDDQDYQVSLTRSPPSESEGSDGRFLVSYDRTLVIKEVSSEDIADMHSNLSNYHQYIVKCHGNTLLPQFLGMYRVSVDNEDSYMLVMRNMFSHRLPVHRKYDLKGSLVSREASDKEKVKELPTLKDMDFLNKNQKVYIGEEEKRVFLEKLKRDVEFLVQLKIMDYSLLLGIHDIVRGTEPEEEGPGREEEPEGEGDCGMAGPPALVGSCGTSPEGIGGYIHAHRPLGPGEFESFIDVYAIRSAEGAPQKEVYFMGLIDILTQYDAKKKAAHAAKTVKHGAGAEISTVHPDQYAKRFLDFITNIFA; encoded by the exons ATGTTGCTTCCAGATGACTTTAAGGCTAGCTCCAAGATCAAGGTCAACAATCACCTCTTCCACAG GGAGAACCTGCCTAGTCACTTCAAGTTCAAGGAGTATTGTCCCCAGGTCTTCAGGAACCTTCGAGATCGGTTCGGTATTGATGACCAAGACTACCAG GTCTCTCTTACCCGAAGTCCCCCAAGTGAGAGCGAAGGCAGTGATGGTCGATTCCTTGTTTCCTATGATCGAACTCTGGTCATCAAAGAGGTTTCTAGTGAGGACATTGCTGACATGCATAGCAACCTCTCTAACTACCACCAG TATATAGTCAAGTGCCATGGCAACACGTTGCTCCCCCAGTTCCTGGGAATGTACCGGGTGAGCGTTGACAATGAAGACAGCTACATGCTTGTAATGCGCAACATGTTCAGCCACCGACTCCCTGTGCACAGGAAGTATGACCTCAAG ggttCCTTGGTATCCCGAGAAGCCAGTGATAAGGAAAAG GTTAAAGAATTGCCCACTCTGAAAGATATGGACTTTCTCAACAAGAACCAGAAAGTTTATATTggtgaggaggagaagagagtatTTTTGGAAAAGCTAAAGAGAGATGTGGAG TTTCTGGTACAGTTGAAGATTATGGACTACAGCCTCCTACTGGGTATCCATGACATCGTTCGAGGGACAGAGCCGGAGGAAGAAGGTCCTGGTCGAGAGGAGGAACCAGAAGGGGAGGGGGACTGTGGTATGGCAGGGCCTCCAGCTCTGGTTGGCTCCTGTGGCACCTCTCCTGAGGGGATTGGGGGCTACATCCATGCTCACCGACCCTTGGGCCCTGGCGAGTTTGAGTCCTTCATAGACGTCTATGCCATCCGAAGTGCTGAAG GGGCCCCCCAGAAGGAGGTATATTTCATGGGCCTCATTGACATCCTGACCCAGTATGATGCCAAGAAGAAGGCAGCTCATGCAGCAAAGACTGTCAAGCATGGG GCTGGTGCAGAGATCTCTACTGTCCATCCTGATCAATATGCCAAGAGGTTCCTAGATTTCATCACCAACATCTTTGCCTAG
- the PIP4K2C gene encoding phosphatidylinositol 5-phosphate 4-kinase type-2 gamma isoform X3 has translation MTLRLAPRSRSTITSSTGRTCLVTSSSRSIVPRSSGTFEIGSVLMTKTTRSLLPEVPQVRAKAVMVDSLFPMIELWSSKRFLVRTLLTCIATSLTTTRLELQIPLLFPTNVGVAVAPKDYPYIVKCHGNTLLPQFLGMYRVSVDNEDSYMLVMRNMFSHRLPVHRKYDLKGSLVSREASDKEKVKELPTLKDMDFLNKNQKVYIGEEEKRVFLEKLKRDVEFLVQLKIMDYSLLLGIHDIVRGTEPEEEGPGREEEPEGEGDCGMAGPPALVGSCGTSPEGIGGYIHAHRPLGPGEFESFIDVYAIRSAEGAPQKEVYFMGLIDILTQYDAKKKAAHAAKTVKHGAGAEISTVHPDQYAKRFLDFITNIFA, from the exons ATGACTTTAAGGCTAGCTCCAAGATCAAGGTCAACAATCACCTCTTCCACAG GGAGAACCTGCCTAGTCACTTCAAGTTCAAGGAGTATTGTCCCCAGGTCTTCAGGAACCTTCGAGATCGGTTCGGTATTGATGACCAAGACTACCAG GTCTCTCTTACCCGAAGTCCCCCAAGTGAGAGCGAAGGCAGTGATGGTCGATTCCTTGTTTCCTATGATCGAACTCTGGTCATCAAAGAGGTTTCTAGTGAGGACATTGCTGACATGCATAGCAACCTCTCTAACTACCACCAGGTTGGAACTTCAAATTCCGCTACTCTTCCCCACAAATGTTGGCGTTGCTGTGGCCCCAAAAGACTACCCG TATATAGTCAAGTGCCATGGCAACACGTTGCTCCCCCAGTTCCTGGGAATGTACCGGGTGAGCGTTGACAATGAAGACAGCTACATGCTTGTAATGCGCAACATGTTCAGCCACCGACTCCCTGTGCACAGGAAGTATGACCTCAAG ggttCCTTGGTATCCCGAGAAGCCAGTGATAAGGAAAAG GTTAAAGAATTGCCCACTCTGAAAGATATGGACTTTCTCAACAAGAACCAGAAAGTTTATATTggtgaggaggagaagagagtatTTTTGGAAAAGCTAAAGAGAGATGTGGAG TTTCTGGTACAGTTGAAGATTATGGACTACAGCCTCCTACTGGGTATCCATGACATCGTTCGAGGGACAGAGCCGGAGGAAGAAGGTCCTGGTCGAGAGGAGGAACCAGAAGGGGAGGGGGACTGTGGTATGGCAGGGCCTCCAGCTCTGGTTGGCTCCTGTGGCACCTCTCCTGAGGGGATTGGGGGCTACATCCATGCTCACCGACCCTTGGGCCCTGGCGAGTTTGAGTCCTTCATAGACGTCTATGCCATCCGAAGTGCTGAAG GGGCCCCCCAGAAGGAGGTATATTTCATGGGCCTCATTGACATCCTGACCCAGTATGATGCCAAGAAGAAGGCAGCTCATGCAGCAAAGACTGTCAAGCATGGG GCTGGTGCAGAGATCTCTACTGTCCATCCTGATCAATATGCCAAGAGGTTCCTAGATTTCATCACCAACATCTTTGCCTAG
- the DTX3 gene encoding probable E3 ubiquitin-protein ligase DTX3 isoform X2, which produces MGSPVSFVLSRMAACGGSCKNKVTVSKPVWDFLSKETPGRVARLRDEHRISILIDGETSDIYVLQLALQGPHPAPPNSLYLARKALKGLLKEAEKELKKAQRQGELMGCLSLGGGGEHPELRRPGPPPLRAAPLLPPGTRAPFPPPPPLPPPPPPRLREEAEEQESTCPICLGEIQNAKTLEKCRHSFCEGCITRALQVKKACPMCGRFYGQLVGNQPQNGRMLVSKDASLLLPSYEKYGTIVIQYVFPPGVQGAEHPNPGVRYPGTTRVAYLPDCPEGNKVLTLFRKAFDQRLTFTIGTSMTTGRPNVITWNDIHHKTSCTGGPQLFGYPDPTYLTRVQEELRAKGITDD; this is translated from the exons ATGGGCTCTCCAG TGTCGTTCGTCCTGTCCAGGATGGCGGCCTGTGGGGGCAGCTGCAAGAACAAGGTGACAGTCTCAAAGCCAGTGTGGGACTTCCTGAGCAAGGAAACACCAGGGCGGGTGGCCCGGCTCCGGGATGAACATCGAATATCCATCCTCATCGATGGAGAGACATCGGACATCTATGTTCTCCAGCTTGCTCTCCAGGGCCCTCACCCAGCCCCTCCCAATAGCCTCTACCTCGCCAGAAAGGCTCTCAAGGGGCTGCtaaaggaggcagagaaggagctGAAGAAGGCACAAAGGCAGGGGGAGCTGATGGGCTGCCTGTCACTGGGGGGCGGGGGTGAGCATCCAGAGCTGCGCCGCCCAGGGCCCCCTCCTCTCCGGGCTGCTCCACTGCTGCCCCCGGGGACCAgagcccccttccctcctccgcCCCCTCTGCCCCCACCTCCTCCGCCCCGCCTACGAGAGGAGGCGGAAGAGCAGGAGAGCACTTGTCccatttgtttgggggagatccagaATGCCAAGACACTGGAAAAGTGCCGACACTCGTTCTGTGAAGGCTGCATTACCCGGGCACTGCAGGTGAAGAAGGCCTGCCCCATGTGTGGTCGTTTCTATGGGCAGCTGGTGGGCAACCAGCCCCAGAATGGGCGAATGCTGGTCTCCAAGGATGCCAGCCTCCTGCTGCCTAGCTATGAGAAATACGGGACCATTGTCATCCAGTACGTCTTCCCACCTGGTGTTCAAGGG GCCGAGCACCCAAACCCTGGCGTTCGGTATCCTGGCACCACACGGGTGGCCTACCTCCCAGACTGCCCTGAGGGCAACAAGGTGCTGACTCTGTTCCGAAAGGCTTTTGACCAGCGTCTCACCTTCACCATTGGCACTTCCATGACCACGGGGAGACCAAATGTCATCACTTGGAACGACATCCACCACAAGACCAGCTGCACTGGGGGACCCCAGCT GTTTGGGTACCCGGATCCCACCTACCTGACAAGGGTGCAAGAGGAACTGAGAGCCAAGGGCATAACAGATGATTAA
- the DTX3 gene encoding probable E3 ubiquitin-protein ligase DTX3 isoform X1, with protein sequence MGSPVSFVLSRMAACGGSCKNKVTVSKPVWDFLSKETPGRVARLRDEHRISILIDGETSDIYVLQLALQGPHPAPPNSLYLARKALKGLLKEAEKELKKAQRQGELMGCLSLGGGGEHPELRRPGPPPLRAAPLLPPGTRAPFPPPPPLPPPPPPRLREEAEEQESTCPICLGEIQNAKTLEKCRHSFCEGCITRALQVKKACPMCGRFYGQLVGNQPQNGRMLVSKDASLLLPSYEKYGTIVIQYVFPPGVQGAEHPNPGVRYPGTTRVAYLPDCPEGNKVLTLFRKAFDQRLTFTIGTSMTTGRPNVITWNDIHHKTSCTGGPQLCDTPPTPLFLLIPHCHCVALNPHPGNLPKYVVLPYLPLGPLPSFI encoded by the exons ATGGGCTCTCCAG TGTCGTTCGTCCTGTCCAGGATGGCGGCCTGTGGGGGCAGCTGCAAGAACAAGGTGACAGTCTCAAAGCCAGTGTGGGACTTCCTGAGCAAGGAAACACCAGGGCGGGTGGCCCGGCTCCGGGATGAACATCGAATATCCATCCTCATCGATGGAGAGACATCGGACATCTATGTTCTCCAGCTTGCTCTCCAGGGCCCTCACCCAGCCCCTCCCAATAGCCTCTACCTCGCCAGAAAGGCTCTCAAGGGGCTGCtaaaggaggcagagaaggagctGAAGAAGGCACAAAGGCAGGGGGAGCTGATGGGCTGCCTGTCACTGGGGGGCGGGGGTGAGCATCCAGAGCTGCGCCGCCCAGGGCCCCCTCCTCTCCGGGCTGCTCCACTGCTGCCCCCGGGGACCAgagcccccttccctcctccgcCCCCTCTGCCCCCACCTCCTCCGCCCCGCCTACGAGAGGAGGCGGAAGAGCAGGAGAGCACTTGTCccatttgtttgggggagatccagaATGCCAAGACACTGGAAAAGTGCCGACACTCGTTCTGTGAAGGCTGCATTACCCGGGCACTGCAGGTGAAGAAGGCCTGCCCCATGTGTGGTCGTTTCTATGGGCAGCTGGTGGGCAACCAGCCCCAGAATGGGCGAATGCTGGTCTCCAAGGATGCCAGCCTCCTGCTGCCTAGCTATGAGAAATACGGGACCATTGTCATCCAGTACGTCTTCCCACCTGGTGTTCAAGGG GCCGAGCACCCAAACCCTGGCGTTCGGTATCCTGGCACCACACGGGTGGCCTACCTCCCAGACTGCCCTGAGGGCAACAAGGTGCTGACTCTGTTCCGAAAGGCTTTTGACCAGCGTCTCACCTTCACCATTGGCACTTCCATGACCACGGGGAGACCAAATGTCATCACTTGGAACGACATCCACCACAAGACCAGCTGCACTGGGGGACCCCAGCTGTGCGACACCCCTCCAACCCCCCTCTTTCTCCTGATCCCCCACTGCCATTGTGTGGCCCTCAACCCTCACCCTGGGAACCTTCCCAAATATGTAGTTCTCCCATACCTGCCCCTTGGCCCTCTCCCCAGCTTTATTTAA
- the ARHGEF25 gene encoding rho guanine nucleotide exchange factor 25 isoform X1 — protein MKPPDRPTSGRTDRMLGAMGGMLRACALPEPEGPPNRSLLRLGERESEPKSTKWGNGGEVETAASAPTQALESYSIAGSEGSVSASVASVLAPTSAPSSGLSSGHCSPGPPGPVSGLRRWLDHSRHCLSVETETDSDQAGSCQGWIRESTLASGEELPELTLLTTLLEGPGDRTQESTTSQPPEETPSQTTESEEEQRKKALDRSMYVLSELVETEKMYVEDLGQIVEGYMATMTAQGIPENLRGRDRIVFGNIQQIYEWHRDYFLQELQKCLQDPDWLAQLFIKHERRLHMYVIYCQNKPKSEHVMSEFGDSYFEELRQQLGHRLQLNDLLIKPVQRIMKYQLLLKDFLKYYSKAKKNTEELERAVEVMCFVPKRCNDMMSLGRLRGFEGKLTTQGKLLGQDTFWVTEPEAGGLLPARGRERRVFLFEQIIIFSEALGGGVRGGAQPGYVYKNSIKVSCLGLEKNTQGDPCRFTLTSRGPEGGVQRYILQASDPTITEAWTQHIVQILESQRNFLNALQSPIEYQRRESQTNSLGRIGGSVGGSPGRFRLGDRAPVSSHTPINGSLPSLLLPPVGVAECPLPQNEQAPPAPEDPIRQARLAKLDEDEL, from the exons ATGAAGCCCCCAGACCGCCCCACCTCGGGTCGCACTGACCGGATGCTGGGGGCCATGGGGGGCATGCTGCGCGCATGCGCCCTGCCCGAGCCTGAGGGG CCCCCCAACAGGAGCCTTCTGAGGCTTGGGGAAAGGGAATCTGAGCCTAAAAGTACGAAGTGGGGTAACGGAGGGGAGGTAGAAACTGCGGCCTCCGCACCGACTCAGGCGCTTG AGTCCTATTCCATTGCTGGCAGTGAAGGCAGTGTCTCTGCTTCTGTTGCCTCTGTCCTGGCTCCCACTTCTGCCCCTAGCTCTGGACTCAGTTCTGGTCACTGTTCCCCTGGACCCCCAGGGCCTGTCAGTGGCTTGAGGCGGTGGTTGGACCACTCTAGACACTGCCTCAGTGTGGAAACCGAGACAGACAGTGACCAGGCAGGATCATGTCAG GGATGGATTCGGGAGTCAACTCTAGCCTCAGGGGAGGAACTACCAGAACTGACTCTACTGACCACTTTATTGGAGGGACCTGGAGACAGGACCCAG GAAAGTACAACTTCCCAGCCCCCTGAAGAGACTCCCTCTCAGACTACGGAAAGTGAGGAAGAACAAAGGAAGAAGGCTTTGGACAGGAGTAT GTATGTCCTGAGTGAACTGGTGGAAACAGAGAAAATGTACGTGGAGGACTTGGGGCAGATTGTGGAG GGCTATATGGCAACCATGACAGCCCAGGGCATCCCTGAAAATCTACGAGGTCGAGACAGGATTGTGTTTGGGAATATCCAGCAAATCTACGAATGGCACAGAGA TTACTTCCTTCAAGAACTACAGAAATGTCTTCAGGATCCTGATTGGCTGGCCCAGCTCTTCATTAAGCAT GAGAGGAGGCTACACATGTATGTCATTTACTGCCAGAACAAACCGAAGTCGGAACATGTCATGTCTGAATTTGGAGATAGTTACTTTGAG GAGCTCCGTCAGCAGCTAGGTCACCGTCTTCAGCTTAACGATCTTCTCATCAAACCTGTCCAGCGAATCATGAAGTACCAGTTGCTACTCAAG GATTTCCTCAAATATTATAGTAAAGCCAAGAAGAATACTGAAGAGCTTGAG CGTGCAGTAGAGGTCATGTGCTTTGTGCCCAAACGCTGCAACGATATGATGAGTCTGGGGCGACTTCGAGGCTTTGAG GGCAAGCTGACCACCCAGGGGAAGCTCCTGGGTCAGGACACATTCTGGGTGACTGAACCAGAAGCAGGGGGGCTGCTCCCTGCCCGGGGTCGAGAGAGACGAGTCTTCCTCTTTGAGCAAATCATCATCTTCAGCGAGGCCCTAGGGGGAGGGGTCAGGGGTGGGGCACAACCTGGATATGTCTATAAGAACAGCATCAag GTCAGCTGTCTGGGCCTAGAGAAGAACACTCAGGGGGATCCCTGCCGGTTCACTTTGACTTCAAGGGGGCCGGAGGGTGGCGTCCAGCGCTACATCCTACAGGCTTCGGATCCAACAATCACTGAGGCCTGGACTCAGCATATAGTCCAGATTTTGGAAAGTCAGAGGAACTTCCTCAATG CACTGCAGTCACCGATTGAGTACCAGCGACGGGAGAGCCAGACTAACAGCTTGGGAAGGATAGGAGGGTCTGTAGGGGGAAGCCCTGGACGATTCCGGCTTGGGGACCGAGCCCCAGTCAGCTCACATACACCCATCAAtggctccctcccttccctgttgCTGCCCCCAGTGGGGGTGGCTGAATGCCCCCTGCCTCAGAATGAACAG GCCCCTCCTGCACCTGAAGACCCTATCCGCCAGGCCCGGCTGGCCAAGCTGGATGAAGATGAGCTATGA
- the ARHGEF25 gene encoding rho guanine nucleotide exchange factor 25 isoform X2, which yields MREDHRGGRCACPHVIRKVLAKCGCCFSRGGRESYSIAGSEGSVSASVASVLAPTSAPSSGLSSGHCSPGPPGPVSGLRRWLDHSRHCLSVETETDSDQAGSCQGWIRESTLASGEELPELTLLTTLLEGPGDRTQESTTSQPPEETPSQTTESEEEQRKKALDRSMYVLSELVETEKMYVEDLGQIVEGYMATMTAQGIPENLRGRDRIVFGNIQQIYEWHRDYFLQELQKCLQDPDWLAQLFIKHERRLHMYVIYCQNKPKSEHVMSEFGDSYFEELRQQLGHRLQLNDLLIKPVQRIMKYQLLLKDFLKYYSKAKKNTEELERAVEVMCFVPKRCNDMMSLGRLRGFEGKLTTQGKLLGQDTFWVTEPEAGGLLPARGRERRVFLFEQIIIFSEALGGGVRGGAQPGYVYKNSIKVSCLGLEKNTQGDPCRFTLTSRGPEGGVQRYILQASDPTITEAWTQHIVQILESQRNFLNALQSPIEYQRRESQTNSLGRIGGSVGGSPGRFRLGDRAPVSSHTPINGSLPSLLLPPVGVAECPLPQNEQAPPAPEDPIRQARLAKLDEDEL from the exons ATGCGGGAGGATCACCGGGGGGGTCGTTGTGCCTGTCCCCACGTGATCCGCAAAGTGCTGGCAAAATGCGGCTGCTGTTTCTCCCGGGGGGGTCGCG AGTCCTATTCCATTGCTGGCAGTGAAGGCAGTGTCTCTGCTTCTGTTGCCTCTGTCCTGGCTCCCACTTCTGCCCCTAGCTCTGGACTCAGTTCTGGTCACTGTTCCCCTGGACCCCCAGGGCCTGTCAGTGGCTTGAGGCGGTGGTTGGACCACTCTAGACACTGCCTCAGTGTGGAAACCGAGACAGACAGTGACCAGGCAGGATCATGTCAG GGATGGATTCGGGAGTCAACTCTAGCCTCAGGGGAGGAACTACCAGAACTGACTCTACTGACCACTTTATTGGAGGGACCTGGAGACAGGACCCAG GAAAGTACAACTTCCCAGCCCCCTGAAGAGACTCCCTCTCAGACTACGGAAAGTGAGGAAGAACAAAGGAAGAAGGCTTTGGACAGGAGTAT GTATGTCCTGAGTGAACTGGTGGAAACAGAGAAAATGTACGTGGAGGACTTGGGGCAGATTGTGGAG GGCTATATGGCAACCATGACAGCCCAGGGCATCCCTGAAAATCTACGAGGTCGAGACAGGATTGTGTTTGGGAATATCCAGCAAATCTACGAATGGCACAGAGA TTACTTCCTTCAAGAACTACAGAAATGTCTTCAGGATCCTGATTGGCTGGCCCAGCTCTTCATTAAGCAT GAGAGGAGGCTACACATGTATGTCATTTACTGCCAGAACAAACCGAAGTCGGAACATGTCATGTCTGAATTTGGAGATAGTTACTTTGAG GAGCTCCGTCAGCAGCTAGGTCACCGTCTTCAGCTTAACGATCTTCTCATCAAACCTGTCCAGCGAATCATGAAGTACCAGTTGCTACTCAAG GATTTCCTCAAATATTATAGTAAAGCCAAGAAGAATACTGAAGAGCTTGAG CGTGCAGTAGAGGTCATGTGCTTTGTGCCCAAACGCTGCAACGATATGATGAGTCTGGGGCGACTTCGAGGCTTTGAG GGCAAGCTGACCACCCAGGGGAAGCTCCTGGGTCAGGACACATTCTGGGTGACTGAACCAGAAGCAGGGGGGCTGCTCCCTGCCCGGGGTCGAGAGAGACGAGTCTTCCTCTTTGAGCAAATCATCATCTTCAGCGAGGCCCTAGGGGGAGGGGTCAGGGGTGGGGCACAACCTGGATATGTCTATAAGAACAGCATCAag GTCAGCTGTCTGGGCCTAGAGAAGAACACTCAGGGGGATCCCTGCCGGTTCACTTTGACTTCAAGGGGGCCGGAGGGTGGCGTCCAGCGCTACATCCTACAGGCTTCGGATCCAACAATCACTGAGGCCTGGACTCAGCATATAGTCCAGATTTTGGAAAGTCAGAGGAACTTCCTCAATG CACTGCAGTCACCGATTGAGTACCAGCGACGGGAGAGCCAGACTAACAGCTTGGGAAGGATAGGAGGGTCTGTAGGGGGAAGCCCTGGACGATTCCGGCTTGGGGACCGAGCCCCAGTCAGCTCACATACACCCATCAAtggctccctcccttccctgttgCTGCCCCCAGTGGGGGTGGCTGAATGCCCCCTGCCTCAGAATGAACAG GCCCCTCCTGCACCTGAAGACCCTATCCGCCAGGCCCGGCTGGCCAAGCTGGATGAAGATGAGCTATGA